In Calditrichota bacterium, the sequence AATTGCCGTAAGCGGTTGGGAAATCTACCTCAACCTCACGGAAGACGAGTGTCTCGTCGCGGCGGCGATAGTCGATAAGATCCCGAATCGTTACGATCTTCAGGTTGTGCTCGGCAGCAAACTTTTTCAGACGTGGCATTCTCGCCATTTGTCCGTCATCGTCGAGGATCTCGCATAGAACTCCTGCGGGCTCGAGTCCGGCGAGGCGAGCCAAATCGACAGTGGCTTCGGTATGGCCGGCGCGCATCAGAACGCCGCCTTCTGCAGCCTTTAGGGGATGGATGTGTCCCGGCCGGGCAAAGTCCTCCGGTATGGAAGATGGATCGATCGACTTCTTGATCGTAAGCGCCCGGTCATAAGCCGAAATGCCGGTGGTTGTGCCGAACTTGTAGTCGATCGTCACGGTGAAGGCCGTGCCGTGTAGCGCGCTGTTGTCCTGCACCATTTGAGTCAGATTGAGTTCCTCGCACCTCTTGGCAGTCAGCGGTAAACAGATCATCCCCCGGCCATAGCGAGCCATAAAGTGCACCGCCTGGGGGGTAATCTTGCCGGCCGGTAAGATAAGGTCGCCTTCGTTCTCCCGATCTTCGTCATCGACGACGATCAGCATCCGGCCCGCGACGAACTCGCTAATGGCTTCGGCAATGCTGGCGATCATAGCGCCTGTTGATTCCTCTTTGTTAAATGAATACGCATTATGCGGACAGGATCGTTTCCGTTCAATCCCTAATCCTCAACCTTGAACTCTCCCCCAAAATCAACGCTGCTCCTTTTATCGTCGTTTGCGTAAAGGCGATCATTCAGCCACCTGAGGATCATGTCGGTTTCAAGGTTTAGCCGGTGTCCCGGCTTCAGGTCCCCGAGGGTGGTATGTTCCAAGGTATGCGGAATGAGCATGACGCCGAAACTGCGACTCGTCTTGCGCGATACGGTCAGGCTGACTCCCTGCACCGTAATAGAGCCTTGGGGCGCAATTAGTTGCAGGGTCTTCGGCGCAGTTTCGATTTCCCATTCGGTTGATCCAGCCAGATACTTGATGCGGGTGAGACGGCCTAAGGCGTCGATATGGCCCTGGACAATGTGCCCGCCGAGTCGGTCGCCTACCCGAAGCGCCCGTTCGAGATTGACCCTGTTGCCAACGACGAGGTCGGTCAGATTGGTCATTGTAAGGGTCGAACCAGTCGCTTCGACTTGAAACTGAGTTCCCTTGACCGCAGTAACTGTCAGACAGGCGCCATCGACGGCGACGCTCTCGCCTAACATTAGTTCGAATGCTATGGCAGAGGCTTCGATCGCAAGGACCCGGTTGCCCCGTTCGTCGCGAATGACCCGAACTGTGCCCATGGCTTCAACTAAGCCGGTGAACGTGGTGCCTCCTGCGGGCGATAGGTTACGACCAGATCTGGACCGAACCGCTTTGCCGAGTGAATGACGAATGCCGGTCGCCGATCCCATTCGGGAGGGGCGAAATGGTCGAAGGGCGCGATTCCCCTGCCAATAACTGACGGAGCGTATGCGACCATGAGTTCGTCGATAACTCCCGACTCCAGGAAGGCTGAAATGACTCTGGAACCGCCCTCCACCAGCACGGATAGAATGTTGTATGATGGTAGTGTCGAGAGTAGGGCTGCCGGATCGACAAATCCGTTATACCCCGGTTTTATCGGTAGTGGCAGCACACCTTTGGGTAGCGCGGGATACGACCGGTCCGGGGCGTCAAGGACCACCTGCATGGTCCTGGCGTTGCCAATAGTCCTGCCTATCCGGCTGTCGGGGTCGATCACCCTATGCGGCGCAAGTATAATCCTCACGGGTTGGGGGCCTTTGACCATTCGCACGGTCAGTTCCGGATCATCGATTTCCAGTGTCCCTCTGCCGATCAACACCGCGTCGTGGTCGGCTCGAAGACGATGTGCCAACCGACGGGATGGATCGCTCGATATCCATTTCGACTCTCCTTTATAAGAGGCCATCTTGCCGTCGATGCTGAGCGCTATCTTGACAGTGCACCAGGCGCGACCCTTCTCCCGCCAGGAGAAATAGCCCCGATTGAGGTAGCGCGCTTCATCCCTGCCGATGCCTTCGAGGACCTCGATACCGGCTTTACGCAAGGCGGCAAATCCGGCCCCATTGACGACGGGATTAGGATCGAAGACTGACGCCACCACACGTCGGACTCCGGCTTTGATGATCGCATCGCAACAGGGGGGTTGACGCCCGACATGGGCACACGGCTCAAGGTTGATATATAGTGTTGAACCTGATGTGGATTGTCCTTCGACGCGAGCGCGTGTCAAAGCGTCCACCTCGGCGTGCCGTTCGCCGAAGCGGTGGTGATAGCCTTCAGCCAGCACTTTGTCTTCTTTTCCGACCAGCACTGCGCCGACCCGGGGATTGGGCGAAACTGCGCCGTTCCCGCGATATGCCAGTCGAAAAGTCCTGCGGATGTGCCGGTAGTCTATGTCGGAGATTGAACCCACACTCGGATCAAAAAAAGGAACCCCGAATCGTTTCGGGGCAAGCGCGGACAGGCGGGTGACGCCGTCGCATCCGCTCTCTTCTACCATCCGGGCTATTACCGTCGGCGCCGGGTTTCCACCGGTCTCAGTCAACTCGCATGTTGCGAAGTGAGTCGCGGGCTTTCACCGCCGGCAGGGACTTACACCACTCCCCGAAGAGATGTTAAAAGATAACTTTGCCGAGGCCGCAAAGCAACCTCCCGGATCGCTTCCATTACAAAATCGTGGCAAAAGCAAGGGGCAGACCATGCGGCCTGCCCCTTGCAGCGGTCAGATAAAGGTGAAGGCTATCTCAGGTAGAGCACCTTCTGGGTTGCCTTCTGCTTTGCGCTCTCGAGGCGGACATAGTAGAGACCGTTAGCCAGTCCCAATGCCGAAGCATCGAGCGTCGCCGTATGCCGTCCGGCCGGCAGAACGCCATCGACCAAGCGGACCAGTTCCCGCCCGCTTACGTCAAAGAGGGCAAGACTAACCGGACCGGTCCGGTCGAGACCGAAGCGGAGGGCTGAAGTCGGATTGAACGGATTCGGATAGGCCGGGTCGAGCGCGAACGCGATCGGGGCGAGGTCATTTCCGCCACCGACTGACGACGGACGCCGAATCCAGTTGTAGATCCGCGGCAGGAACCGGTTGAGCGGCTCGGTGCCATTCACACCACCGATTGACTCGAGGGGGAAGCCGAAGGTGAGGGTTTTGTAGGTAGCCGTCTCCTTGGCAAGACCCGACGTGCCGACATCGGCTCCGCCGTTGCCTTCATACCACATCACCCGTGCGGCGCCGTTGCGCGGACTTAGGACTGCCTTGGCAGCCGGCAATCCAGCTCCGGTGCCACCGCCAAGGAAGACCCGGACGCCGTCAAATTCAGGATGACCGGCTACGCCGCGGCAGTAGTTGGCACCGCCATTGGGAATGACCAGTTCCGCGCCCATATATTCCCGCCAGAGGCGGTGGTTGCCGAGGGCGTCGGAGAGGTAGGGCGACGCCATCACCAAGGTTCCGCCATTGTCGAGGTAAGCCGTCAACACGTCGGCCTCGAACTCGTTGATGATGTCCTGCCGATTGTTGAAAGTGTGCCAGATGACGCAGCGGTAATTGGCAATGTCTTCGAGGGTGACGAATCCGGCTTCAGCGCGGTCCCAGCGATCCATCCAGGGCATCGTTTCGTTGCCGAACTGACCCACCATCACATTAGTGGCGTTGATGTTGTTCGAAGCATCGACGAGCAGGAAAGGCGGCCATTCGACCATGAAAGAGACATCCTGCGAAGAGGAGACATCCCCCGGTTGAGCGAGAATGTTGAATGTGAAAGTAACGGGATGCGCCTCGAAGCCGTCTTGAACCCGGAACTGGAAAGGCGCGGCATCATTGGCAAGCCTTGCGCCGCCATCGAGATTCTCGAACTCCGTGGTGCCATTGACGACCTCGATGCCGGCATCCTCGCACTCGAAGTTGACGATGATCCGCTCAGCCATCGCGTAGTTGCGGCCGTTTTCGACCGTCACAATAACATCGATGACTTCACCGGCTTCGGCCCGGCCGTCGCCGTCGCCTGCAGCGGCATCAGAAATCGTCCAATCCGCGACCGTGACGTAGGGCGTGTCGTAGCCGAGCAGGTAGTTCTCGGACTGCAGGACGTTGCGGTTGGACTCCTGCACCCAGGCAACAATGGCGAGGTTGTCGAGCAGCAACTCGTGCCAGAAGTTGTCGGGCAGGCGCCGCGTCAGGTCCCAAGTCAGGCGCTGATTCGCGTTGATATTGAAAGTCGTCCCGCGCCAACCCGGCAGCATAATAATCATCGCATCGTAGTGGTCGGTCTGACCGGCCTGACCACGCCAGTTGACATGACGCTCGTTGACCGACACGAAGAGGGTGACATTTTGGAACGACTGATCGGCCGTAACCGCCACCGAGACCCGCGCTTCGTTGTTGATGACGCGCGCGCTCAGTTCGATAAGCAGGGGCGACGCAGTCTGCTGCCTCTGCAGGATGGCATTCGACACTGCCTGAGCGGTCCGGGAGCCGGTGTATTGCACCCCGTCGATGCAATACCAGGGGATGCTATTGACGTAGTTCGGCGCATTGCCATAGGCTTCCCGACGGCCGCCTTGCAGACCCGACCCGCCGTTGTCAGCCGGGTTGGCATCGTGCCAAGGGTCGCCTCGTGAGGGCCAGTTCATATGATAGGCAATGGCTGAAGATCGCTCCAGACCAACGATCTGAAGACCCTCCTCAATCGCTGGCGCCGCGGCGGCGCAGGGCGGGCAGGTCGTTGAGGTGAAGTCCTCGAAGAGCACTTTGCGCGGATAGGCCGACGCATCGGACGCCAAGACGAGAAAGGCGCCCAGGAGAAGGACGAGCGTGAGTGC encodes:
- the ribD gene encoding bifunctional diaminohydroxyphosphoribosylaminopyrimidine deaminase/5-amino-6-(5-phosphoribosylamino)uracil reductase RibD, translating into MSALAPKRFGVPFFDPSVGSISDIDYRHIRRTFRLAYRGNGAVSPNPRVGAVLVGKEDKVLAEGYHHRFGERHAEVDALTRARVEGQSTSGSTLYINLEPCAHVGRQPPCCDAIIKAGVRRVVASVFDPNPVVNGAGFAALRKAGIEVLEGIGRDEARYLNRGYFSWREKGRAWCTVKIALSIDGKMASYKGESKWISSDPSRRLAHRLRADHDAVLIGRGTLEIDDPELTVRMVKGPQPVRIILAPHRVIDPDSRIGRTIGNARTMQVVLDAPDRSYPALPKGVLPLPIKPGYNGFVDPAALLSTLPSYNILSVLVEGGSRVISAFLESGVIDELMVAYAPSVIGRGIAPFDHFAPPEWDRRPAFVIHSAKRFGPDLVVTYRPQEAPRSPA
- a CDS encoding T9SS type A sorting domain-containing protein; the protein is MDRSLFIDIGSRAVALTLVLLLGAFLVLASDASAYPRKVLFEDFTSTTCPPCAAAAPAIEEGLQIVGLERSSAIAYHMNWPSRGDPWHDANPADNGGSGLQGGRREAYGNAPNYVNSIPWYCIDGVQYTGSRTAQAVSNAILQRQQTASPLLIELSARVINNEARVSVAVTADQSFQNVTLFVSVNERHVNWRGQAGQTDHYDAMIIMLPGWRGTTFNINANQRLTWDLTRRLPDNFWHELLLDNLAIVAWVQESNRNVLQSENYLLGYDTPYVTVADWTISDAAAGDGDGRAEAGEVIDVIVTVENGRNYAMAERIIVNFECEDAGIEVVNGTTEFENLDGGARLANDAAPFQFRVQDGFEAHPVTFTFNILAQPGDVSSSQDVSFMVEWPPFLLVDASNNINATNVMVGQFGNETMPWMDRWDRAEAGFVTLEDIANYRCVIWHTFNNRQDIINEFEADVLTAYLDNGGTLVMASPYLSDALGNHRLWREYMGAELVIPNGGANYCRGVAGHPEFDGVRVFLGGGTGAGLPAAKAVLSPRNGAARVMWYEGNGGADVGTSGLAKETATYKTLTFGFPLESIGGVNGTEPLNRFLPRIYNWIRRPSSVGGGNDLAPIAFALDPAYPNPFNPTSALRFGLDRTGPVSLALFDVSGRELVRLVDGVLPAGRHTATLDASALGLANGLYYVRLESAKQKATQKVLYLR
- a CDS encoding bifunctional 3,4-dihydroxy-2-butanone-4-phosphate synthase/GTP cyclohydrolase II → MIASIAEAISEFVAGRMLIVVDDEDRENEGDLILPAGKITPQAVHFMARYGRGMICLPLTAKRCEELNLTQMVQDNSALHGTAFTVTIDYKFGTTTGISAYDRALTIKKSIDPSSIPEDFARPGHIHPLKAAEGGVLMRAGHTEATVDLARLAGLEPAGVLCEILDDDGQMARMPRLKKFAAEHNLKIVTIRDLIDYRRRDETLVFREVEVDFPTAYGNFKLIHYRNRITREHHLAIVKGEISGPEPVLVRVHSSCLTGDVFGSARCDCGEQLHTALRMIEREGRGIVLYMNQEGRGIGLAAKLQAYKLQDQGLDTVEANLALGFADDLRDYGSGALMLKNLGVSRLRLMTNNPRKIVALKGFDLEVTERVPIEIPPTGNNVHYLKTKRDKLGHRILQLKAEAEG
- a CDS encoding riboflavin synthase, with translation MGSATGIRHSLGKAVRSRSGRNLSPAGGTTFTGLVEAMGTVRVIRDERGNRVLAIEASAIAFELMLGESVAVDGACLTVTAVKGTQFQVEATGSTLTMTNLTDLVVGNRVNLERALRVGDRLGGHIVQGHIDALGRLTRIKYLAGSTEWEIETAPKTLQLIAPQGSITVQGVSLTVSRKTSRSFGVMLIPHTLEHTTLGDLKPGHRLNLETDMILRWLNDRLYANDDKRSSVDFGGEFKVED